A stretch of the Mustela nigripes isolate SB6536 chromosome X, MUSNIG.SB6536, whole genome shotgun sequence genome encodes the following:
- the TCEAL2 gene encoding transcription elongation factor A protein-like 2 gives MPLGFRGGLPGQEKEGNLNMEKLCNGDEGMPEKQGKMEYKEQPEDVGRPELACTLEDKEKLENKGKTENEEILKDKERPGSVEKPKEGKPENLEKPKEEGKPMSEGKPESKGQPKEGEAGIKGEPKEIKSESEGKKSEPMKRGKVREPGKAQRRRKVIQGTKGCAKAPAGNDVPRQAKRKTSKGLAQCLREYEETIHNMHLNNEEMVR, from the exons ATGCCGCTAGGATTCCGgggag GTCTCCCAGGACAGGAAAAGGAGGGGAATCTCAACATGGAAAAACTCTGCAATGGAGATGAAGGAATGCCTGAGAAACAAGGGAAGATGGAATACAAAGAACAGCCAGAGGATGTGGGAAGGCCAGAATTAGCTTGTACTCTGGAAGACAaggaaaagttagaaaacaagggaaagacagaaaatgaggaaatactGAAGGACAAGGAAAGGCCAGGGAgtgtggaaaagccaaaagaggGAAAGCCAGAGAAcctggaaaaaccaaaagaagaaggaaaacccaTGAGTGAGGGGAAGCCAGAGAGCAAGGGACAGccaaaagaaggagaagcagggatcaAGGgagaaccaaaagaaataaaatcagagagtgagggaaaaaaatcagagccaATGAAAAGAGGGAAAGTCAGAGAGCCAGGGAAAGCCCAAAGAAGACGTAAAGTCATCCAGGGAACCAAAGGCTGTGCGAAAGCACCAGCTGGGAATGATGTACCCAGGCAGGCCAAAAGAAAAACCAGCAAGGGGTTGGCTCAGTGTCTCAGGGAATATGAGGAGACCATACACAATATGCATTTGAACAATGAGGAGATGGTAAGATAA